CGCCTTGTGCGCCTCCCAGATCTGCTCGCGCTCGTCGCCCTCGGCGACCCGGGCGCGGACCGGGTAGGTCTCGGTGCCGACCTCGACGGTGGCCTCCGGATGGGCCATGAGGTTGTGGAACCAGGCGGGATGCTCGGGCGAGCCCCCCTTCGACCCGAAGATGGCGATGTCGCCGTTCACCGG
This sequence is a window from Candidatus Dormiibacterota bacterium. Protein-coding genes within it:
- a CDS encoding nitroreductase/quinone reductase family protein, which codes for MDDFNRGIIDEFRANQGRCGGMFEGASMVLLHTTGARSGQERISPLVYRPVNGDIAIFGSKGGSPEHPAWFHNLMAHPEATVEVGTETYPVRARVAEGDEREQIWEAHKA